The Desulfovibrio piger DNA segment ACATTTATCTTTCAGAATTTCTGGGCACCTTCATTTTCCTGCTGTGCGGCATCGGCTGCGTGGGGGCGCTCAAGCTGGCGGGGGCCAGCTTTGGCCAGTGGGAGATCAGCATCGTCTGGGGTCTTGCCGTGGCCATGGGCGTCTATGTTTGCGGCGGTGTGTGCGGCGCGCACCTCAATCCGTCCGTGACCATCGCCCTGGCGTTGTTCGGGGATTTCGATAAGCGCAAGGTCGTGCCCTACATCCTGGTGCAGATGGTGGCCGGTTTCTGTGCTGCGGCGCTGGCCTATGCCATGTATTACAATCTGTTTGCCGATGCCGTGGCCGCCACGGCGGGCGATCCCGCCAAGATGACGGCGCTGGCCGGGATCTTCTGTACCTTCCCCCATCCCAAGATCACCTTTTTCCAGGCCTTTTTCGTGGAGCTGGTCATCACGGCCGTGCTCATGTGCCTGATCTATGCTCTGGTGGATGGCCGCAATACGGCTCCCAAGGGCAATCTGGGCGGCCTGCTCATCGGTCTGCTGGTGGCGCTCATCGGCGCCAGCTTCGGCCCGCTGACCGGCTTTGCCATGAATGCCGCGCGTGACTTCGGCCCGCGTCTGTTCGCCGCTCTGGCGGGCTGGGGCACGGATGTGATGACCGGCTATCCGCTCAACGACAACCTGAGCCTGCCGTACTTCCTGGTGCCG contains these protein-coding regions:
- a CDS encoding MIP/aquaporin family protein; its protein translation is MKKTGNTHIYLSEFLGTFIFLLCGIGCVGALKLAGASFGQWEISIVWGLAVAMGVYVCGGVCGAHLNPSVTIALALFGDFDKRKVVPYILVQMVAGFCAAALAYAMYYNLFADAVAATAGDPAKMTALAGIFCTFPHPKITFFQAFFVELVITAVLMCLIYALVDGRNTAPKGNLGGLLIGLLVALIGASFGPLTGFAMNAARDFGPRLFAALAGWGTDVMTGYPLNDNLSLPYFLVPLIAPIIGACIGGWIYKRIIVVALDRNAAAEDKA